A single Triticum dicoccoides isolate Atlit2015 ecotype Zavitan chromosome 2A, WEW_v2.0, whole genome shotgun sequence DNA region contains:
- the LOC119355169 gene encoding protein GrpE-like, with product MAATYCAYPAAAAAAAAANPTRRRLQTLTAPGALPAARKPSRQPPTFLSFRLPNAALPPLRVAGADPQVVNGEDFPPMNDLIRLYKKAFLDGNEDVVSDIEKAITSMEEERSKSASQFESITAEIASGKNKFLRLNADLENFRKQTEKDRAKFTSNIQVELVQSLLPLVDSFEKTNVEITLETEKEQKISASYQGIYKQLVETLKNLGVGVVETVGKPFDPVVHEAIAREESTEFKAGIVSHEVHRGFLLRERVLRPAAVKVSNGPGDQNVSSTSSEEPVEDTKEDAAV from the exons ATGGCGGCAACCTACTGCGcctaccccgccgccgccgccgccgccgccgccgcaaacccTACCAGACGCCGCCTGCAAACCCTAACCGCGCCGGGCGCCCTACCTGCTGCTCGGAAACCCAGCCGCCAACCCCCCACCTTCCTCTCTTTCCGGCTCCCCAATGCAGCGCTGCCGCCGCTCCGCGTCGCTGGCGCTGACCCGCAG GTTGTAAATGGCGAAGATTTCCCTCCTATGAATGACCTAATTCGACTATACAAGAAAGCCTTTCTAGATGGAAACGAAGATGTTGTTAGTGACATCGAGAAGGCAATCACTAGCATGGAGGAAGAGAGAAGTAAATCAGCTTCTCAGTTTGAAAGTATCACAGCTGAAATAGCTTCAGGGAAGAATAAGTTTCTTCGCTTAAATGCTGATCTAGAGAATTTTCGGAAGCAGACTGAAAAGGACCGTGCAAAGTTTACATCGAATATACAAGTGGAACTTGTACAGAGTCTGTTGCCTCTGGTTGACAGCTTTGAGAAAACAAATGTAGAGATCACCCTAGAGACTGAGAAAGAGCAGAAGATTAGCGCAAGCTATCAAGGCATATACAAGCAATTAGTAGAAACACTGAAAAACTTAGGCGTAGGGGTTGTGGAAACTGTTGGCAAGCCATTTGATCCAGTG GTTCATGAGGCTATCGCGCGTGAAGAATCCACAGAGTTCAAGGCAGGCATCGTCTCACACGAAGTCCACCGAGGGTTCCTTCTGAGGGAGAGGGTGCTAAGGCCTGCCGCGGTGAAGGTCTCTAATGGTCCTGGTGACCA